In the Haloferula helveola genome, one interval contains:
- a CDS encoding alpha/beta hydrolase: protein MSTDLATIEFSNRQGERLDAAFHPGKPDRGLVILGHGVTGNKDRPLLVGVAEGLSALGWPCLRISFSGNGDSEGSFGEATVTKESEDLRDVLDQLPDDLKIAYCGHSMGAAVGLMTAAVDHRIRVVVNLAGMIRTEEFLEREFGDVEPDEGCMWDEPGCPLSRGYVDDMESIGDLLDEVGGLARPLLLIHGTADDVVLPEDSEEAFEAASEPKSLIRIEGAGHSFEESGYEPLVSAIHEWLGEHLR, encoded by the coding sequence ATGAGCACCGACCTGGCAACGATCGAATTCTCCAATCGGCAGGGTGAGCGGCTGGATGCCGCCTTCCATCCGGGCAAGCCGGATCGCGGTCTGGTGATTCTCGGTCATGGCGTCACCGGCAACAAGGATCGCCCCCTGCTCGTCGGAGTGGCCGAAGGTCTGTCGGCTCTCGGCTGGCCCTGTTTGCGCATCTCGTTTTCAGGCAATGGCGATTCGGAAGGATCCTTTGGGGAGGCGACGGTCACCAAGGAGAGCGAGGATCTCCGCGATGTTCTGGACCAGCTGCCGGATGACCTGAAGATCGCTTACTGCGGCCACAGTATGGGGGCGGCCGTCGGCCTGATGACGGCGGCGGTGGATCATCGGATCCGTGTGGTCGTCAATCTCGCTGGCATGATCCGGACGGAGGAGTTTCTGGAGCGCGAATTCGGCGACGTCGAACCCGACGAGGGCTGCATGTGGGATGAGCCGGGTTGTCCCTTGTCGCGCGGCTACGTGGACGACATGGAGTCCATCGGAGATCTTCTGGACGAAGTCGGCGGCCTCGCTCGTCCTTTGCTACTGATCCACGGGACGGCGGATGATGTGGTCCTGCCGGAAGACAGTGAGGAGGCATTCGAAGCCGCATCGGAGCCCAAGAGTTTGATTCGCATCGAGGGCGCGGGGCACTCCTTCGAAGAGTCCGGATACGAACCTTTGGTCTCGGCAATCCACGAGTGGCTTGGCGAGCACCTTCGCTGA
- a CDS encoding ACP phosphodiesterase, with amino-acid sequence MNYLAHLFLAEDHAASRIGNLLGDFITGTPEEIPLPDRVVAGIVRHRKIDRFTDDHPAVCRARDFFTGPRRRFANAILDICFDHVLATTWESRHPKPLRDFLDGFYDELKENSSWLPIELSGNLEDRINDDWLGHYGTGSGLQEVFNRVAERRPACAAIATAMVDFNRRRDDIFDTFDSFLPDLLGYIEALGKEQLD; translated from the coding sequence ATGAACTATCTCGCCCACCTGTTTCTCGCCGAGGACCATGCCGCCTCGCGCATCGGAAACCTGCTGGGCGACTTCATCACGGGGACCCCCGAGGAGATCCCGCTGCCGGACCGCGTGGTAGCCGGCATCGTGCGGCATCGGAAGATCGACCGGTTCACCGACGATCATCCGGCCGTCTGCCGCGCCCGTGACTTTTTCACCGGACCGAGACGCCGTTTCGCGAACGCGATCCTCGATATCTGCTTCGATCATGTGCTGGCGACCACATGGGAAAGCAGGCATCCGAAACCCCTTCGCGATTTCCTCGACGGTTTCTACGACGAACTGAAGGAAAACTCGTCATGGCTGCCCATCGAGCTTTCCGGGAATCTAGAAGACCGCATCAACGACGACTGGCTGGGCCACTATGGGACCGGCTCCGGACTTCAGGAAGTCTTCAATCGCGTGGCCGAGCGCCGGCCTGCCTGTGCCGCGATCGCGACCGCGATGGTCGATTTCAACCGACGCCGCGATGACATCTTCGATACTTTCGACAGCTTTCTGCCCGACCTCCTCGGATACATCGAAGCACTGGGCAAAGAGCAACTCGACTAG
- a CDS encoding MFS transporter, with translation MSDLQPSQKRAAALIVAAQSCTKLGDVLTNPKTVLTWLLSSLGTSGAVLSMLVPVRESGSMLPQLFVSGWVQRFQRRKWVFAGGAIGQAVCIASMGAAALVCPPTAAGVVIVVALAGFAFARSFCSISSKDVLGRTIPKGFRGRVGGLSNAISGVLSAGAAVALLVGPERDATRFLAWLVLGASMLWVLGAAAYAMVKEPVPESEESGEQPAATIGSRLRMVRDDRRFRRFVIARSLLLGSSLASPLFVVLGHGGNASMGALVGFLVASGVASGTSSFLWGKLADRAGRLAMAFGGAVAAFVGFSAMLIAWRAPGWSGHFLVWPFLYLLFNIGYAGVRLGRKTWVVDAAEGDRRTDYVSASNTLIAVIILIVGALASPLQAWSPLALLAVYSVFCAVGGLAASGLAAERD, from the coding sequence ATGTCGGACCTTCAACCCAGCCAGAAACGGGCGGCGGCACTGATTGTGGCGGCCCAGAGTTGCACCAAACTCGGTGACGTCCTGACCAACCCGAAGACGGTTCTTACCTGGCTGCTTTCCTCCCTCGGGACGTCGGGGGCGGTCCTGTCGATGCTGGTGCCGGTTCGCGAATCCGGTTCGATGCTTCCTCAACTTTTCGTCTCGGGGTGGGTGCAGCGATTTCAGCGGCGGAAATGGGTGTTTGCAGGTGGGGCGATCGGCCAGGCGGTATGCATCGCGTCGATGGGAGCCGCTGCCTTGGTGTGCCCGCCAACCGCCGCCGGCGTCGTCATCGTCGTGGCTCTGGCCGGCTTTGCTTTCGCGAGATCGTTTTGCTCGATCAGTTCGAAGGATGTGTTGGGGCGAACGATTCCGAAGGGTTTCCGCGGTCGAGTCGGCGGCCTGTCCAACGCGATTTCGGGGGTGCTGTCGGCAGGAGCGGCGGTGGCGCTGCTGGTCGGGCCGGAGCGTGATGCCACGCGGTTCCTCGCCTGGCTGGTTCTCGGAGCATCGATGCTTTGGGTCCTCGGTGCCGCGGCCTATGCCATGGTGAAGGAACCGGTTCCGGAGTCGGAGGAGTCCGGCGAGCAACCGGCTGCAACCATCGGCTCGAGACTCCGGATGGTGCGTGATGACCGGAGGTTCCGACGGTTTGTGATTGCCCGCAGCCTGCTGTTGGGGAGCTCGCTGGCGTCGCCACTTTTCGTCGTGCTGGGCCATGGCGGAAACGCATCCATGGGGGCGCTCGTCGGTTTTCTGGTCGCGTCGGGTGTCGCCAGCGGAACCAGTTCGTTCCTTTGGGGCAAGCTGGCTGACAGGGCGGGTCGCCTCGCCATGGCATTCGGTGGCGCTGTTGCAGCCTTCGTGGGCTTCAGCGCCATGTTGATCGCTTGGCGGGCGCCCGGGTGGTCCGGGCATTTCCTCGTGTGGCCATTTCTCTACCTGCTCTTCAACATCGGCTACGCGGGGGTGCGGCTCGGCCGGAAGACCTGGGTTGTCGACGCGGCGGAAGGGGATAGGAGAACGGACTATGTCTCGGCCTCGAATACGCTGATTGCGGTGATCATCCTGATTGTCGGCGCCCTTGCGTCGCCCCTGCAAGCGTGGTCTCCACTGGCCCTGCTCGCCGTCTACTCGGTCTTTTGCGCCGTCGGGGGGCTCGCGGCCTCAGGTCTGGCGGCGGAGAGAGATTAG
- a CDS encoding NAD(P)-dependent oxidoreductase yields the protein MELQGLCHPQRNCCGCTVRSSDARSRRILNRESAVGLCRVSPAVAVSRNPRVDSRGQPAHGRPMSQLKIGVVGLGRMGANMARRMKDCGHQVVVVHDVRSEVAASVADELGANAAADLAEVTAAADVVFTVVTDDEAMRSIFSTDALLKDAEGTVFINCATVSPAVHAEVGELCEAHGAHSLEACMASSIPQAREGTLYLMIGGDPEVFDRVEPLLKDLAKSLSYIGTTGKAAQVKALVNMVMNINTAALAEGLGLGAALGLDLEKLCEVFSQTGANSRVLETDSEDMLARDHDCFFSAAHAAKDSGIANDLAKQAGVEVPLSLATEAQYRRLIELGKGELDKSAVAELTFPGRNE from the coding sequence ATGGAGTTGCAAGGATTGTGCCATCCGCAACGCAACTGCTGTGGCTGCACGGTTCGCAGCAGTGACGCGCGCTCTCGACGCATTCTCAACCGGGAAAGCGCAGTCGGGCTTTGCCGGGTGTCCCCGGCAGTCGCCGTTTCTCGCAATCCCCGGGTGGACAGTCGCGGGCAACCGGCACATGGTCGCCCCATGTCACAGCTGAAAATCGGAGTGGTTGGCCTCGGGAGGATGGGTGCGAACATGGCGCGCCGGATGAAGGATTGCGGCCATCAGGTCGTCGTGGTTCATGATGTGAGGTCGGAGGTGGCTGCGTCGGTGGCGGACGAGCTGGGAGCGAACGCCGCTGCGGATCTCGCGGAGGTGACAGCAGCAGCCGACGTGGTCTTCACCGTGGTGACGGATGACGAGGCCATGCGCTCGATTTTCTCGACCGATGCCCTGCTCAAGGACGCCGAAGGAACGGTTTTCATCAACTGCGCGACGGTCAGCCCGGCGGTGCACGCGGAAGTGGGGGAGCTGTGCGAGGCGCACGGTGCGCATTCGCTTGAAGCATGCATGGCGTCGAGCATTCCGCAGGCGCGGGAAGGAACCCTTTACCTCATGATCGGCGGAGATCCCGAGGTGTTCGACCGTGTTGAACCCTTGCTCAAAGATCTTGCCAAGTCGCTCAGCTACATCGGGACCACCGGCAAGGCCGCCCAGGTCAAGGCGCTCGTGAACATGGTGATGAACATCAACACCGCGGCCCTTGCCGAAGGTCTGGGCCTCGGGGCAGCGCTGGGACTGGACCTTGAGAAGCTGTGTGAGGTGTTCTCGCAGACCGGTGCCAATTCCAGAGTCCTCGAGACCGACAGCGAGGACATGCTTGCCCGGGATCACGATTGCTTTTTCTCCGCCGCCCATGCCGCAAAGGACAGCGGGATCGCCAATGATCTGGCGAAACAAGCCGGTGTCGAGGTGCCGCTTTCCCTCGCAACAGAAGCCCAGTACCGGCGCCTGATCGAACTTGGCAAAGGAGAGTTGGACAAATCCGCGGTGGCCGAACTGACTTTTCCCGGACGAAACGAATGA
- a CDS encoding xylulokinase: MFLGLDSSTQSLSAMVIDPSNGVITHEASVNFGTDLPSYGSPSGFIPGGEKGEVHADPRMWMEALDLLLSKLSETFDLSSVEAVAASGQQHGSVYFDESLERRLGSLDPAKALVEQISPALSRATAPIWMDTSTSEECAEIAAAAGGNAEVCARSGSIAIERFTGPQIRRFFKQDPAGYERTSIIHLVSSFVGSLLAGRSVAIDHGDGAGMNLLNLRLLDWDPGLLDATAPGLGAKLPPTAPSATVAGTISNYFVSKYGFSSRCKVILSTGDNPSSLVGMGATEPGTFVISLGTSDTFFAAMSEPVTDPKGFGHVFGNPAGGFMSLICFLNGSLARETLRDQLGLSWADFDTEGLSATPAGNDGRVMLPFFGPEITPRHDFAGPTRSFPADQPAPVEVRALLEGQFLNMRLHSQWLGEQPTLIRLTGGASQNDGIARLIANIFQAPVERFAVANGAALGAALRAGHACGRSLAELTATFCQPAADSRIEPDRSLAPVYDGALQTYRDLLSSVTDR, translated from the coding sequence ATGTTCCTCGGTCTCGACTCCTCCACTCAGTCGTTGTCGGCCATGGTGATCGACCCCTCCAATGGGGTCATCACTCATGAAGCGTCCGTCAATTTCGGCACCGACCTCCCGTCCTACGGCAGCCCGAGCGGCTTCATCCCGGGCGGAGAGAAGGGTGAAGTTCATGCCGACCCCCGGATGTGGATGGAGGCTCTGGATCTCCTGCTTTCCAAGCTTTCGGAGACGTTTGACCTGTCATCCGTTGAGGCGGTCGCAGCGTCAGGACAACAGCACGGATCAGTCTACTTCGATGAAAGCCTCGAACGGCGACTCGGCTCCCTCGATCCCGCCAAGGCTTTGGTCGAACAGATCTCTCCGGCCCTGTCGAGAGCGACCGCCCCGATCTGGATGGACACCTCGACTTCCGAGGAGTGCGCCGAAATCGCCGCAGCGGCGGGTGGAAACGCCGAGGTCTGCGCCCGCTCGGGTTCGATCGCCATCGAACGTTTTACCGGCCCCCAGATCCGGCGCTTCTTCAAGCAGGATCCCGCCGGCTACGAGCGCACTTCGATCATCCATCTGGTATCTTCGTTCGTCGGCTCCCTCCTCGCGGGGAGATCCGTCGCCATCGATCATGGAGACGGAGCCGGGATGAACCTGCTCAACCTGCGCCTTCTTGATTGGGACCCCGGCCTGCTCGACGCCACCGCTCCCGGACTGGGCGCGAAGCTTCCGCCCACCGCGCCATCGGCGACGGTTGCCGGAACCATCTCGAACTACTTTGTTTCCAAATACGGATTCTCCAGTAGGTGCAAGGTGATCCTCTCCACCGGCGACAATCCTTCCTCGCTGGTTGGCATGGGAGCCACCGAACCGGGCACATTCGTGATCTCACTCGGCACCAGCGACACATTCTTCGCCGCGATGTCCGAACCGGTGACCGATCCCAAGGGCTTCGGGCATGTCTTCGGCAATCCGGCGGGCGGGTTCATGTCCCTGATCTGCTTCCTCAACGGCTCGCTGGCTCGCGAGACCCTTCGCGACCAGCTCGGACTTTCGTGGGCCGACTTCGATACCGAAGGACTTTCGGCGACACCTGCCGGAAACGATGGCCGGGTGATGCTTCCCTTCTTCGGCCCAGAGATCACACCCCGTCACGACTTCGCCGGACCGACCCGCAGTTTCCCGGCCGACCAACCCGCACCGGTCGAAGTGAGGGCTCTGCTCGAGGGCCAGTTCCTCAACATGCGGCTTCACTCGCAGTGGCTCGGGGAGCAGCCCACATTGATCCGCCTGACCGGGGGCGCCTCGCAGAACGACGGCATCGCCCGATTGATCGCCAACATCTTCCAGGCTCCCGTCGAACGATTCGCCGTCGCGAATGGCGCCGCACTCGGCGCCGCACTCCGGGCGGGCCACGCCTGCGGAAGAAGCCTCGCCGAACTGACCGCGACCTTCTGTCAACCCGCCGCAGACTCGCGAATCGAACCCGACCGTTCTCTTGCACCCGTCTACGACGGCGCTCTCCAAACCTATCGGGACCTTCTTTCCTCGGTGACGGATCGATGA
- the folP gene encoding dihydropteroate synthase encodes MVDSDRVIWKLPHREVRFPRRPLVMGIVNVNDDSFSGDGTLVIEDALGIARAHAEAGADIIDVGAESARTNREAVAIEEEVRRLYGFFERWELVVAEAVPRDSEQVWPPVISVNTWRPEVVEAVLGQGVELINDIGGLPDDRNARLCARTGASLVIMHTVGEPKVPHFHQSWTDVVAAMERFFDEKVLMAEKAGLAAERIVLDPGIDFAKQRDDNLTVYRDLERLGRFERPLLVPVSRKTVIGEVLDLPDPVERDAGTVACAAAAVRRGGSILRVHNVEAVWQSLRVLTQLA; translated from the coding sequence TTGGTCGATTCTGACCGGGTGATCTGGAAGCTTCCGCATCGCGAAGTCCGGTTTCCCCGCCGTCCGCTGGTGATGGGAATCGTCAACGTCAACGACGATTCCTTCTCAGGCGACGGTACGCTCGTCATCGAGGACGCGCTCGGGATCGCACGAGCTCATGCGGAAGCCGGGGCGGATATCATCGACGTCGGGGCCGAGAGTGCCCGGACGAATCGAGAGGCGGTAGCGATCGAAGAGGAAGTCCGGCGTCTGTACGGGTTCTTTGAGCGGTGGGAGTTGGTGGTTGCGGAAGCGGTTCCGAGAGATTCCGAACAGGTGTGGCCACCGGTTATTTCGGTGAACACGTGGCGCCCCGAGGTCGTCGAGGCCGTGCTCGGACAGGGAGTGGAGCTGATCAATGATATCGGGGGACTTCCCGACGACCGGAATGCCCGGCTTTGCGCGAGAACCGGAGCTTCGCTCGTGATCATGCACACCGTAGGTGAGCCGAAGGTCCCACACTTTCACCAGAGCTGGACGGATGTGGTCGCTGCCATGGAGCGCTTCTTCGATGAGAAGGTCCTGATGGCGGAAAAGGCGGGGTTGGCTGCGGAGCGCATCGTGCTTGATCCCGGTATCGACTTCGCGAAGCAGCGTGATGACAACCTCACGGTCTATCGCGATCTCGAGCGCCTCGGGCGTTTCGAGCGTCCGTTGCTGGTTCCCGTGAGCCGGAAGACGGTCATCGGCGAGGTGCTCGACCTTCCCGATCCGGTCGAGCGCGATGCCGGCACGGTAGCTTGTGCCGCGGCGGCCGTCCGCAGAGGAGGCTCGATCCTGCGCGTCCACAATGTCGAGGCGGTCTGGCAGTCCTTACGGGTTCTGACGCAGCTGGCCTAG
- a CDS encoding DEAD/DEAH box helicase: MNITRFADLPLAAPIQRALADRNYTTPSPVQAQAIPLLLKGRDLLGCAQTGTGKTAAFSLPILQKLHDNPKRTRPKQARVLVLTPTRELATQVGKSLETYGSGLGFRHTLIYGGVGQRPQVQAMRKGIDILVGCPGRLLDLVDQGFVDLSAVEFFVLDEVDRMLDMGFVRDVRKIVSHLPAKRQSLFFSATLAPSIVELAHSILRDPASVTIAPETTTAEKVEQQLRFLSPERKRPQLVELLKARKSGELSIVFARTKYGADKLAKFISKSGIDAEAIHGNRSQPQRDRTLERFRNGRLPVLVATDVAARGVDVKAVTLVVNFDLPKEPEAYVHRIGRTGRAGAVGQALSFCTADELKELRQIENLIRMSIPIDSSHPDHLAGVADSHANRRIPKKDAGTGQRPSRSRRRGGRRRRPQERR, translated from the coding sequence ATGAATATCACCCGCTTCGCGGACCTACCATTGGCCGCCCCCATTCAGCGTGCACTCGCTGACCGCAACTACACGACCCCCTCACCTGTCCAGGCGCAGGCGATCCCGTTGCTTCTTAAAGGCCGCGACCTCCTCGGCTGCGCGCAAACCGGAACCGGCAAAACCGCCGCTTTTTCACTGCCGATTCTTCAGAAGCTTCACGACAACCCGAAGCGGACCCGACCCAAGCAAGCCCGCGTTCTGGTGCTCACTCCGACCCGCGAACTCGCAACCCAAGTCGGGAAGAGCCTCGAAACCTACGGCAGCGGCCTTGGGTTCCGTCATACGCTGATCTACGGCGGTGTCGGCCAGCGCCCCCAAGTTCAGGCGATGCGCAAGGGGATCGACATTCTCGTCGGTTGCCCCGGTCGACTTCTCGATCTCGTCGATCAGGGATTCGTCGACCTGTCCGCAGTCGAGTTCTTCGTCCTCGATGAAGTCGATCGCATGCTCGACATGGGCTTCGTGAGGGATGTCCGGAAGATCGTCTCCCACCTTCCGGCAAAACGACAATCCCTTTTCTTCTCGGCGACCTTGGCTCCGTCGATTGTCGAGCTCGCTCACAGCATTCTCCGGGATCCGGCAAGCGTTACCATCGCACCGGAAACCACAACCGCAGAGAAGGTCGAGCAGCAGTTGCGCTTTCTCTCACCGGAGCGGAAGCGGCCCCAACTCGTCGAACTCCTCAAGGCCCGAAAGTCCGGCGAACTCAGTATCGTCTTCGCCCGCACCAAATATGGCGCCGATAAACTTGCGAAATTCATCAGCAAGTCCGGCATCGATGCCGAGGCCATCCATGGCAACCGTTCGCAGCCACAACGCGACCGCACCCTCGAGCGCTTCCGCAACGGTCGCCTCCCGGTGCTCGTTGCCACGGATGTCGCCGCCCGCGGGGTCGATGTGAAAGCCGTCACTCTCGTTGTGAACTTCGATCTCCCCAAGGAACCGGAGGCTTACGTCCACCGGATCGGCCGCACCGGGCGCGCCGGAGCCGTCGGCCAAGCCCTGTCTTTCTGCACAGCGGATGAACTGAAGGAACTCCGGCAGATCGAGAATCTCATCCGGATGAGTATCCCGATCGATAGTTCACACCCTGATCACCTCGCAGGGGTTGCGGATTCGCACGCCAATCGCAGAATCCCGAAGAAGGATGCCGGTACGGGCCAACGCCCGTCCCGATCCCGCCGCCGGGGAGGGAGGAGACGACGGCCTCAGGAAAGGCGCTGA
- a CDS encoding DUF1592 domain-containing protein translates to MHTLRIALFLLPGLLRAGTPADSWDKEVLPLLENYCFDCHGDGVSKGDLTFDDFDSIESMVADRERWKRIRTHLEQRLMPPVDEFQPKVEERETIVRWIDEAIFPVDPENPDPGRVTLRRLNRTEYENTLNDLLGIRVDVRSLLPPDDSGYGFDNIGDVLTLSPAHLERFLEAARVGLDKAVHTGPMPFPSRTLPGGELRGDGHRSDSGHFLTQNGAAFSEFRFPSAGRYQITIVAGETRAGGEHAKMEFRLGDKVVKEWEVDAPVDQPREHTTEVSVADRTPLRISAAFTNDFYQDRSQGDGGDRNLMIEALRVTGPLDGPREPKPASHVRIFGERPGDSADEDRWAVGIFKRFARRAFRRPPQDGEAERYLHFVRLAKEEGRDIEEGIRQGLEAMLLSPAFLFRHEPQPEPDNAERIHRIDEHTLASRLSYFLWSTMPDEHLMRLADEGKLRENLPAEIDRMLESVRANQLVENFAGQWLQLRDLRSARPSRKSYPRFDLRLKAAMRMETELLVAHLIRENRPLADLLSADYSFLNEPLARHYGVAGVKGNEFRKVSLKNTPRRGILGHGSFLLVTSHPLRTSPVLRGKYVLENLLDQAPPPPPPNVPSLTANGGHDDSLSLREQMVKHREDPGCASCHALMDPIGFGLENFDGDGSYRMKENGRPIDASGQLADGRKFQGSEELRRILLDEHRSDFHRSVASKMLTYALGRGTDWYDKPAIDAIVRETEAAGGGAREMVKAVIRSVPFQFRRGEG, encoded by the coding sequence GTGCACACGCTTCGAATCGCGCTGTTTCTCCTGCCCGGACTGCTTCGGGCCGGGACGCCCGCGGACAGTTGGGACAAGGAAGTGCTGCCACTTCTGGAGAATTACTGCTTCGACTGCCACGGCGACGGAGTGAGCAAAGGCGATCTCACCTTCGACGACTTCGACAGCATCGAGTCGATGGTGGCCGACCGCGAGCGCTGGAAGCGCATCCGCACCCACCTTGAGCAGCGCCTGATGCCTCCAGTCGATGAGTTCCAGCCGAAGGTCGAGGAACGCGAAACCATCGTTCGCTGGATTGACGAAGCGATTTTCCCGGTAGACCCGGAGAATCCCGATCCCGGTCGGGTCACTCTCCGTCGCCTGAACCGAACGGAATACGAGAACACGCTCAACGACCTGCTCGGCATTCGGGTGGATGTCCGGAGCCTCCTCCCGCCCGACGATTCCGGCTACGGCTTCGACAACATCGGAGATGTCCTCACCCTCTCGCCGGCCCACCTCGAACGCTTCCTCGAGGCGGCGCGAGTCGGGCTGGACAAGGCGGTCCACACGGGCCCCATGCCGTTCCCGAGCCGAACCCTGCCGGGGGGCGAACTGCGGGGCGACGGCCACCGCAGCGACTCCGGCCACTTCCTGACCCAGAACGGTGCCGCGTTCAGCGAATTCCGTTTCCCCTCCGCAGGCCGCTACCAAATCACGATCGTCGCGGGTGAGACCCGGGCGGGCGGCGAGCACGCGAAGATGGAGTTCCGCCTCGGTGACAAGGTGGTGAAGGAATGGGAGGTGGATGCGCCCGTCGACCAACCGCGGGAGCACACTACCGAGGTAAGCGTCGCCGACCGAACTCCGCTACGGATCTCCGCCGCATTCACCAACGACTTCTATCAGGACCGCTCGCAGGGCGACGGCGGTGACCGTAATCTGATGATTGAGGCACTCCGCGTGACCGGACCTCTCGACGGTCCCCGCGAGCCGAAACCGGCAAGCCACGTGAGAATTTTCGGTGAGAGACCTGGCGACTCCGCCGATGAAGACCGTTGGGCGGTTGGAATTTTCAAACGCTTCGCACGACGGGCCTTCCGGCGGCCGCCTCAAGACGGTGAAGCGGAGCGCTACCTCCACTTCGTACGACTCGCGAAGGAAGAAGGCAGGGACATCGAGGAAGGCATCCGGCAGGGTCTCGAGGCAATGTTGCTCTCCCCTGCTTTCCTTTTCCGGCACGAACCCCAGCCCGAGCCGGACAACGCCGAGCGCATTCACCGGATCGACGAGCACACCTTGGCCTCGAGGCTGTCCTACTTCCTATGGTCGACGATGCCGGACGAGCATCTGATGCGGCTCGCGGATGAAGGCAAATTGAGAGAGAACCTTCCGGCGGAGATCGATCGCATGCTGGAATCGGTGCGAGCCAATCAGCTGGTCGAGAACTTCGCCGGACAGTGGTTGCAGTTGCGCGACCTGAGGAGTGCCCGCCCCTCGCGGAAGTCCTATCCGAGGTTCGACCTTCGCCTGAAAGCGGCGATGCGGATGGAGACGGAACTCCTCGTCGCGCATCTCATCCGCGAGAACCGCCCGCTCGCCGACCTTCTCTCCGCGGATTACTCTTTCCTGAACGAGCCTCTCGCCCGGCACTACGGAGTCGCCGGCGTCAAAGGCAACGAGTTCCGCAAGGTCTCGCTCAAGAACACGCCCCGCCGCGGCATCCTCGGACATGGCTCGTTTCTCCTCGTGACATCCCACCCGCTACGGACGTCGCCCGTCCTGCGAGGAAAGTACGTGCTTGAGAACCTCCTCGACCAGGCACCTCCCCCGCCCCCGCCGAACGTGCCGTCGCTCACCGCCAACGGGGGCCATGACGACAGCCTGAGCCTGCGCGAGCAGATGGTGAAGCACCGCGAGGATCCCGGGTGCGCTTCGTGCCACGCCCTGATGGACCCGATCGGCTTCGGGCTCGAAAACTTCGACGGTGACGGTTCCTACCGCATGAAGGAGAACGGCCGGCCCATCGACGCATCCGGCCAACTCGCCGACGGGCGGAAGTTCCAAGGCAGCGAAGAACTGAGACGGATCCTCCTCGACGAGCACCGCAGTGACTTCCACCGCTCGGTGGCTTCCAAGATGCTCACTTACGCCCTCGGTCGCGGAACCGATTGGTATGACAAGCCGGCGATCGATGCGATTGTCCGCGAGACCGAGGCCGCCGGCGGAGGTGCCCGGGAAATGGTCAAAGCCGTCATCCGCTCCGTCCCGTTCCAGTTCCGCCGCGGTGAGGGCTGA
- a CDS encoding DUF1552 domain-containing protein encodes MHSRRNFLKGIAATLALPSLDSFAAIGGAAPANPTRLAFVYIPNGVNLAKWMPSGSGRDFKLSESLQPLAGVKDQLSVIRHLDHDKAFANGDGAGDHARANATFLTGCQARKTAGANIEVGISVDQLAARQIGHQTRVPSLELSTDPPRRSGHCDSGYSCAYQYNLSWLDENTPAPAERDPRLVFEKLFGSGDPKEDARRRNYRKSILDFVQDDAKRMQRKLGASDRGKMDEYLTAVRDIEKRIENAERFRAEIPEDKRPQGIPESYREHIRLQFDLMALAFETDSTRISTFMLAYDGSNRSFPELGIHSGHHELSHHRGNPESLEKIAQIDRFYIEEFATFLERLKSTREGNGNLLDHSMIVYGGGIGDGNRHNHNDLPLILAGGGNGTLNPGRLIEAAEGTPMTNLYLSLLERMNVDARRIGDSTGVLQAI; translated from the coding sequence ATGCACAGCCGAAGAAACTTCCTCAAAGGGATCGCGGCCACGCTTGCCCTTCCCTCGCTCGACTCATTCGCCGCAATCGGTGGAGCCGCCCCGGCCAACCCCACCCGGTTGGCCTTCGTCTACATTCCGAACGGCGTGAACCTCGCGAAGTGGATGCCCTCGGGCAGCGGTCGGGACTTCAAGTTGTCGGAGTCCCTCCAGCCTCTCGCCGGGGTGAAGGACCAACTGTCGGTGATCCGGCATCTCGATCACGACAAGGCCTTCGCGAACGGTGACGGCGCCGGAGATCATGCACGCGCCAACGCCACCTTCCTGACCGGTTGCCAGGCGAGGAAGACCGCCGGTGCGAATATCGAGGTCGGCATCTCAGTCGACCAACTCGCGGCTCGGCAGATCGGTCACCAGACCCGGGTTCCTTCGCTCGAACTCTCGACCGACCCGCCCCGACGCTCCGGCCATTGCGACTCCGGCTACTCCTGCGCGTACCAGTACAATCTCTCGTGGCTCGACGAAAACACTCCCGCGCCGGCCGAACGCGACCCGCGTCTGGTGTTCGAGAAGCTCTTCGGCTCCGGAGATCCGAAGGAAGACGCGCGCCGCAGGAACTACCGCAAGAGCATCCTCGATTTCGTCCAGGACGACGCCAAACGGATGCAACGCAAGCTCGGTGCCAGCGACCGGGGCAAGATGGACGAATACCTGACCGCCGTCCGAGACATTGAGAAACGGATTGAGAACGCGGAGCGCTTCCGCGCGGAGATTCCTGAGGACAAGCGTCCGCAGGGCATTCCCGAATCCTATCGGGAGCACATCCGTCTCCAGTTCGATCTGATGGCCCTGGCTTTCGAGACCGACTCGACCCGGATCTCGACCTTCATGCTTGCCTACGACGGTTCGAACCGGTCATTCCCCGAGCTGGGCATTCACAGCGGCCACCACGAGCTGTCCCACCACCGGGGCAACCCCGAGAGCCTCGAAAAGATCGCCCAAATCGATCGCTTCTACATCGAAGAGTTCGCCACCTTCCTCGAACGGCTGAAGAGCACCCGTGAAGGAAATGGTAACCTGCTCGACCACTCGATGATCGTCTACGGTGGCGGAATCGGTGACGGGAACCGGCACAACCACAACGACCTCCCCCTGATTCTCGCGGGCGGCGGCAACGGCACCCTGAATCCGGGCCGACTCATCGAGGCGGCGGAAGGGACCCCAATGACGAACCTGTATCTCTCGCTTCTTGAGAGGATGAACGTCGATGCGCGACGGATCGGCGATTCAACCGGAGTTCTGCAGGCCATTTGA